From a single Brassica napus cultivar Da-Ae chromosome C9, Da-Ae, whole genome shotgun sequence genomic region:
- the LOC106454981 gene encoding NAC domain-containing protein 26 has product MNSFSHVPPGFRFHPTDEELVDYYLRKKVASKRIEIDFIKDVDLYKIEPWDLQELCKIGNEEQSEWYFFSHKDKKYPTGTRTNRATKAGFWKATGRDKSIYLRHGLIGMRKTLVFYKGRAPNGQKSDWIMHEYRLETNEYGTPQEEGWAVCRVFKKRLASTMRKMGDYDSSPSHWFDDQLSFMASELDSNPPSRTLHNHHHYNQHNHQQTLPYGLDASSAYTLNNNPNLQCKQELELHYNHMVQHEQQNHHLHESIFLQLPQLESPNSNCNSLPYGSSNNGNNTRNIGDLQQSSNLTHEEHLQQGSQSFRSVCYDQGDQVSTDWRVLDKFVASQLSEEVAAAASASAHQNNNKMDARNTDYQVHQGMNLLDNDSERVVDMGEEHANAHAGFDSSSCQMDLWK; this is encoded by the exons atGAATTCCTTTTCACATGTACCTCCTGGCTTCAGATTTCATCCAACCGATGAAGAACTTGTAGACTACTACCTAAGGAAAAAGGTTGCATCAAAGAGAATAGAAATCGATTTCATCAAAGACGTTGATCTCTACAAGATTGAGCCATGGGATCTTCAAG AGTTATGCAAAATAGGAAACGAAGAGCAAAGTGAATGGTACTTCTTTAGCCATAAAGACAAGAAGTATCCCACGGGAACTCGAACCAATAGAGCGACAAAAGCAGGATTCTGGAAAGCCACTGGAAGAGACAAGTCTATATATTTAAGACATGGTCTTATCGGTATGAGGAAGACACTCGTGTTTTACAAAGGAAGAGCCCCAAATGGACAGAAATCGGATTGGATCATGCACGAGTATCGATTAGAAACAAATGAATATGGAACCCCTCAG GAAGAAGGCTGGGCGGTGTGTAGGGTTTTCAAGAAGAGATTGGCGTCAACAATGAGGAAAATGGGCGATTACGATTCTTCGCCTTCTCATTGGTTCGACGACCAGCTCTCTTTCATGGCCTCCGAGCTCGATTCCAATCCCCCAAGTCGGACTCTTCACAATCATCATCATTATAACCAACACAATCACCAGCAGACATTGCCTTATGGCCTCGATGCGTCTTCAGCTTATACACTCAACAACAACCCTAACTTGCAGTGCAAGCAAGAGCTGGAGCTACATTACAATCACATGGTACAACATGAACAACaaaatcatcatcttcatgaatctATTTTCCTCCAGCTTCCTCAGCTTGAGAGCCCTAACAGTAATTGCAACTCGCTACCTTATGGATCAAGCAACAATGGTAATAACACAAGAAATATTGGTGACTTGCAGCAATCATCAAATCTCACTCATGAGGAACACCTGCAACAAGGGAGTCAAAGTTTTAGATCTGTTTGTTACGATCAAGGTGACCAAGTGAGTACGGATTGGAGAGTTCTTGATAAGTTCGTTGCTTCACAGCTAAGCGAGGAAGTTGCAGCCGCAGCTTCTGCTTCTGCTCATCAAAATAACAACAAGATGGACGCAAGAAACACTGATTATCAAGTGCATCAGGGAATGAATCTGCTGGACAATGATTCGGAAAGGGTTGTCGATATGGGAGAAGAGCATGCAAATGCTCATGCTGGTTTTGATTCTTCGAGTTGTCAGATGGATCTCTGGAAATAG